In Achromobacter xylosoxidans A8, a single window of DNA contains:
- a CDS encoding DUF2239 family protein, with translation MNQLSVPRHTDPHTAFAGHRILTTGPLAEVALAVKRAMDSGSDAAILVFDDQSGKQVDLDLRGDDAAIAERHRARIEPAPLAAGMPADVAADQTQPRGRGRPKLGVVPREVTLLPRHWDWLGAQPGGASVALRKLVEQARRDNEAQDRRRERQEAAYRFMSSMGGNLSGFEEATRALYAGDRERFAQQIATWPEDVRGYAMGLAWGGSGDSSAE, from the coding sequence ATGAACCAACTATCCGTACCCCGCCACACCGATCCGCACACTGCCTTCGCCGGCCACCGCATACTTACCACTGGCCCCCTGGCCGAGGTGGCGCTCGCCGTTAAACGGGCCATGGACTCGGGCAGCGACGCCGCCATCCTGGTGTTCGACGACCAATCCGGCAAGCAGGTCGACCTGGATCTGAGAGGCGACGACGCCGCCATCGCGGAACGTCACCGCGCCCGCATCGAGCCGGCGCCCCTGGCCGCCGGAATGCCCGCCGACGTGGCAGCCGACCAGACGCAACCGCGCGGCCGGGGCCGCCCCAAGTTGGGCGTGGTGCCGCGTGAAGTCACGCTGCTGCCGCGCCATTGGGACTGGCTGGGCGCGCAGCCCGGCGGCGCGTCCGTCGCCTTGCGCAAACTGGTGGAACAGGCCCGCCGCGATAATGAAGCACAGGACCGCCGGCGCGAGCGCCAGGAGGCGGCTTATCGCTTCATGTCCAGCATGGGCGGCAATCTGTCCGGTTTCGAGGAAGCGACGCGGGCGCTATATGCCGGCGACCGCGAGCGCTTTGCGCAGCAGATCGCCACATGGCCCGAGGATGTGCGCGGCTATGCCATGGGGCTGGCATGGGGCGGCTCCGGCGACAGTAGCGCGGAGTGA
- a CDS encoding LysE family translocator, which produces MSFENLLALTVFAFVTSVSPGPSNVMLMTSGANFGFGRTLPQVLGITVGFTSLLLGVGLGLGALFQAWPPLSAALKIGGAAYLLYLAWRIALSRSISTGQASARPLTFMESALFQWINPKAWIVALASVAVYVDAAAPWASLAWMCLVFALVNLPSVSLWAGFGMALRGFLAQPGRLKWFNIAMGGLLALTLWPMLR; this is translated from the coding sequence TTGTCCTTTGAAAATCTGCTTGCCCTGACGGTGTTCGCCTTCGTGACCTCTGTTTCGCCGGGCCCCAGCAACGTCATGCTGATGACCTCGGGCGCCAACTTCGGCTTCGGCCGGACCTTGCCCCAGGTGCTGGGGATCACCGTCGGCTTTACGTCGCTGCTGTTGGGGGTAGGGCTGGGCCTGGGGGCGCTGTTCCAGGCCTGGCCGCCGTTGTCCGCGGCATTGAAGATAGGCGGGGCGGCCTACCTGCTGTACCTGGCGTGGCGCATCGCGCTGTCGCGTTCGATCAGCACGGGCCAGGCATCGGCCAGGCCGCTGACCTTCATGGAATCGGCCTTGTTCCAGTGGATCAACCCCAAGGCGTGGATCGTGGCGCTGGCCTCGGTGGCAGTCTATGTTGACGCTGCGGCGCCGTGGGCGTCGCTGGCCTGGATGTGCCTGGTGTTCGCGCTGGTGAACCTGCCCAGCGTTTCGCTGTGGGCCGGCTTCGGCATGGCGCTGCGCGGATTCCTCGCGCAGCCTGGACGCCTGAAATGGTTCAACATCGCCATGGGAGGGCTATTGGCACTGACGTTGTGGCCGATGTTGCGGTGA
- a CDS encoding GlxA family transcriptional regulator: MKIQILALEGVFDTGLSTILDVFATANELSPLLPAPVLPFDTRVVGLRRKVRTSQGFGVPVSGSPDPSDPGWLVIPAIGCKMPETLVPALGRADVRDAGRMLRERGPGANTAAACIGTFVLAESGLLDGHKATTTWWLAPLFRQRYPAVDLEDKHMLVRSSSLLTAGAALSHMDMALWLVRQASPELAALVARYLIVDQRPAQSAYVITDHLTHAEPLVQAFERWARAHLAQGFSLDAAAQALGASKRTLARRTQEVLGKSPLSFFQDLRVERAAHLLKTSSLSLEQIAAQVGYADGVTLRNLLRRRLGHGVRQMR; the protein is encoded by the coding sequence ATGAAGATCCAGATCCTGGCCCTGGAGGGCGTGTTCGATACCGGCCTGTCCACCATCCTGGATGTGTTCGCGACAGCCAACGAGCTGTCGCCACTGCTGCCCGCCCCCGTGCTGCCGTTCGACACACGGGTGGTCGGCCTGCGCCGCAAGGTGCGCACCTCGCAGGGATTTGGCGTGCCCGTTTCAGGCAGTCCGGACCCGTCGGACCCGGGCTGGCTTGTCATCCCGGCCATCGGCTGCAAGATGCCCGAAACGCTGGTGCCCGCGCTGGGCCGCGCCGACGTGCGCGACGCTGGCCGGATGCTGCGCGAGCGCGGCCCTGGCGCGAACACCGCCGCGGCCTGCATCGGCACCTTCGTGCTGGCGGAATCGGGCCTGCTGGACGGCCACAAGGCCACCACCACCTGGTGGCTGGCGCCGCTGTTCCGGCAGCGCTATCCGGCGGTCGACCTGGAGGACAAGCACATGCTGGTGCGCTCGTCGTCGTTGCTGACGGCGGGCGCGGCCTTGAGCCACATGGACATGGCGCTGTGGCTGGTGCGCCAGGCCAGTCCCGAACTGGCTGCGCTGGTGGCGCGCTATCTGATCGTGGACCAGCGGCCGGCGCAATCCGCCTATGTCATCACCGACCATCTGACGCATGCCGAACCGCTGGTGCAGGCTTTCGAGCGCTGGGCCCGCGCGCATCTTGCGCAGGGGTTCTCGCTGGATGCCGCGGCGCAGGCGCTGGGCGCCAGCAAGCGCACGCTGGCGCGCCGCACGCAGGAGGTGCTGGGCAAGAGCCCGCTGTCGTTCTTCCAGGATTTGCGCGTGGAGCGCGCCGCCCATTTGCTAAAGACCAGCAGCCTGTCGCTGGAGCAGATCGCGGCCCAGGTCGGCTACGCCGACGGCGTCACGCTGCGCAACCTGCTGCGCCGGCGCCTGGGCCATGGGGTGCGCCAGATGCGCTGA
- a CDS encoding DCC1-like thiol-disulfide oxidoreductase family protein, with amino-acid sequence MAIAKNFLLYDGDCPFCSNYVRMLQLQKAVGPIDLLNMRDHPDLAVAYKAQGYDLNQGMLLHLDGQDYWGADCINRLALISTGNDLFNSVNAAVFRNPCLSTALYPFMRTGRSLALTLLGKKKMQM; translated from the coding sequence ATGGCCATCGCAAAGAACTTCCTGCTCTACGACGGAGACTGCCCTTTCTGCTCGAACTACGTGCGGATGCTGCAATTGCAGAAGGCCGTCGGCCCCATCGATCTGCTGAACATGCGCGACCATCCCGATCTGGCGGTGGCCTACAAGGCGCAAGGCTACGACCTGAACCAAGGCATGCTGCTGCATCTGGATGGTCAGGACTATTGGGGCGCCGACTGCATCAACCGGCTGGCGCTGATCAGCACCGGCAATGATCTGTTCAACAGCGTCAACGCGGCCGTGTTCCGCAATCCCTGCCTGTCGACGGCGCTTTACCCGTTCATGCGCACCGGCCGCAGCCTTGCACTGACGCTGCTGGGCAAGAAGAAGATGCAGATGTAG
- a CDS encoding carbonic anhydrase: MCDCSSCANPLHFNRRRLLFGAAAMAAAGASGWLGAAQAAVPSNDIGPDAALKRLMAGNARYAANKPNMRDFSAGRAARAVKQKPIAAILGCSDSRVAPELAFDQGPGDLFIVRVAGNFVNEDGLASLEYGTLVLRAPLILVLGHDNCGAVDATIKAWKDKTEFPGHLPALVNAIKPAVELASKSGAKDLMAAAVQENVRMAVDRLKNAQPLLQEMVQQKKLGVVGGVYSLATGKVTLV, encoded by the coding sequence ATGTGCGACTGTTCCTCTTGCGCAAATCCCCTGCATTTCAATCGCCGCCGCCTGCTGTTTGGAGCTGCTGCAATGGCAGCGGCCGGCGCCTCGGGCTGGCTGGGCGCTGCCCAGGCCGCCGTGCCCTCAAACGATATCGGTCCTGACGCGGCATTGAAGCGCCTGATGGCTGGCAACGCCCGCTACGCCGCCAACAAGCCGAACATGCGGGATTTCTCCGCCGGACGTGCCGCCCGCGCCGTAAAGCAGAAGCCCATCGCCGCCATCCTGGGCTGTTCGGACTCGCGGGTTGCGCCTGAATTGGCTTTCGACCAAGGCCCGGGCGACCTGTTCATCGTGCGCGTGGCTGGCAACTTCGTGAACGAAGACGGCCTCGCCAGCCTGGAGTACGGCACGCTGGTGCTGCGCGCGCCGCTCATCCTGGTGCTGGGCCACGACAACTGCGGGGCGGTGGACGCGACCATCAAGGCGTGGAAGGACAAGACCGAATTCCCGGGTCATTTGCCGGCCCTGGTGAACGCGATCAAGCCCGCCGTCGAACTCGCGAGCAAGTCGGGCGCCAAGGATCTGATGGCCGCGGCCGTGCAGGAGAATGTGCGCATGGCGGTCGATCGCCTGAAGAACGCGCAGCCGCTCTTGCAGGAGATGGTGCAGCAGAAAAAGCTGGGAGTGGTCGGCGGCGTGTACAGCCTGGCCACGGGCAAGGTGACGCTGGTCTGA
- a CDS encoding OmpA family protein, with product MAGYPGSSTLLAAALLAATGGSMAQEPPYKAEILDLQATILDLKGLPSDASGGISDLNAQIDGLAARHDGLSVRQDKNAVTVAMLGDVLFDFDKTAIRPAAEPTLRDIASLIKASSAGTVAIEGHTDSKGSASYNKDLSLRRAQAVAQWLTSHGVDKARLTVKGLGDTQPIQSNRLANGADNPQGRAQNRRVEFVLPKH from the coding sequence ATGGCCGGCTACCCGGGCTCGTCAACTCTGCTGGCCGCGGCGTTGCTCGCCGCCACCGGCGGCTCCATGGCGCAGGAGCCACCCTACAAGGCCGAGATCCTGGATCTGCAGGCCACCATCCTGGACTTGAAGGGTCTGCCCTCCGACGCCAGCGGCGGCATCTCGGACCTGAACGCGCAGATAGACGGGCTGGCCGCGCGCCACGACGGCCTGTCGGTGCGGCAGGACAAGAATGCCGTGACCGTCGCCATGCTGGGCGACGTGCTGTTCGACTTCGACAAGACCGCCATCCGTCCCGCCGCCGAGCCTACGCTGCGGGACATCGCCAGCCTGATCAAGGCCAGCTCGGCGGGCACTGTCGCGATCGAAGGCCATACCGACTCCAAGGGATCGGCGTCCTACAACAAGGACCTGTCCCTGCGCCGCGCGCAGGCGGTGGCGCAATGGCTCACGAGCCACGGCGTGGACAAGGCGCGGCTGACGGTGAAGGGACTGGGCGATACCCAGCCGATCCAGTCGAACCGGCTGGCCAATGGCGCGGACAATCCGCAAGGACGGGCGCAGAACCGGCGGGTAGAGTTCGTGCTGCCCAAGCACTGA
- a CDS encoding RidA family protein has protein sequence MSGADARLQALGLVLPQPTPTHYAYLPALRHGSTVYVAGQIPKLSADQLLVQGAIGEQVGEAQAREAVRLCVLHALSWVAHHAQGSLDAVEQILRVNYFFQVGERASTRLSAIADTGSELLVAIFGRQGEHPRSVIGVRELPRNAPVLVSMDVALAVADESRGPAR, from the coding sequence ATGAGCGGAGCCGATGCGCGTTTGCAGGCCTTGGGGCTCGTCCTGCCACAGCCCACGCCCACGCACTATGCCTATTTGCCGGCGTTGCGGCATGGCAGCACGGTGTATGTCGCCGGGCAGATTCCCAAGCTCAGCGCGGACCAGTTGCTGGTTCAAGGGGCCATAGGCGAGCAGGTCGGCGAAGCGCAGGCGCGCGAGGCGGTGCGCCTGTGTGTATTGCATGCGCTGTCATGGGTCGCCCATCACGCGCAGGGCAGCCTGGATGCGGTGGAGCAGATACTGCGCGTCAACTACTTCTTCCAGGTGGGCGAGCGCGCCAGCACGAGGCTATCCGCCATCGCCGATACCGGATCGGAACTGCTGGTGGCGATTTTCGGGCGCCAGGGCGAGCATCCGCGTTCGGTCATCGGCGTGCGCGAGTTGCCGCGCAACGCGCCGGTGCTGGTCAGTATGGATGTGGCCCTGGCGGTTGCGGACGAGTCGCGAGGCCCGGCCCGCTGA
- a CDS encoding Bug family tripartite tricarboxylate transporter substrate binding protein: protein MKNAIRILACATLALGAVGNASAQDFPTKSIQIVVPFPPGGVADLVVRTVAQKLGQDVKQPVLVVNKPGASGIIGAEFVARAPADGYTLLLANLPIMSINELQYSSLPYSAARDFAPVILLADQPYIIATGNAVPAKTMKEFIAYAKSKPDTLTFGSASSSTFLAGELFKQRAGIRMAHIPYKGSAPAINDLLGGHISLILDPVITLLPHVQAGKLRALAVTSSERIDSAPDIPSYKEVGLADMDITSWQGIVAPVGTPEAVVKKLNQDFNRALQSPEVASRLKEQGVSTKGGSAQAFTDFVAAENKRWATLAKQVNFLPGSL from the coding sequence ATGAAGAACGCCATTCGCATCCTTGCGTGCGCCACGCTGGCGCTGGGCGCCGTCGGCAACGCCAGCGCGCAGGACTTTCCCACTAAAAGCATACAGATCGTCGTGCCGTTCCCGCCGGGCGGTGTGGCCGACCTGGTCGTGCGCACCGTCGCACAAAAGCTGGGCCAGGACGTCAAGCAGCCCGTGCTGGTGGTGAACAAGCCCGGCGCCAGCGGCATCATCGGGGCCGAGTTCGTGGCCCGCGCACCAGCGGACGGCTACACGCTGCTGTTGGCCAACCTGCCCATCATGTCGATCAACGAACTGCAGTACAGCAGCCTGCCGTATTCCGCCGCACGCGACTTCGCGCCGGTGATCCTGTTGGCCGATCAGCCCTACATCATCGCCACCGGCAACGCCGTGCCTGCCAAGACGATGAAAGAGTTCATCGCCTATGCCAAGAGCAAGCCGGACACACTGACCTTCGGTTCGGCGTCCAGTTCCACCTTTTTGGCAGGCGAACTGTTCAAGCAGCGCGCCGGCATCCGCATGGCCCACATTCCCTACAAGGGCAGCGCACCCGCCATCAACGATCTGCTGGGCGGACATATCAGCCTGATCCTGGATCCGGTGATTACCTTGCTGCCGCACGTCCAGGCCGGCAAGCTGCGCGCCCTGGCGGTCACGTCGTCCGAGCGGATAGATTCCGCGCCGGACATACCCAGCTATAAGGAAGTCGGCCTGGCGGACATGGACATCACGTCCTGGCAAGGCATCGTCGCCCCGGTCGGCACGCCCGAGGCGGTCGTGAAGAAGCTCAACCAGGACTTCAATCGCGCATTGCAGTCGCCCGAAGTGGCCTCGCGCCTGAAAGAGCAGGGCGTCAGCACCAAGGGCGGTTCGGCCCAGGCCTTCACCGATTTTGTCGCGGCCGAGAACAAGCGCTGGGCGACGCTGGCCAAGCAGGTCAACTTCCTGCCCGGCAGTCTCTGA
- a CDS encoding membrane dipeptidase, which yields MSASALRIDGLQYSNWSEKIFRQLREGGVDAVHVTIAYHENLREMIHNIERWNRWFERYPDLIVQARSGDDVRRARESGRTAIIFGLQNPSPIEDDIGLVEVVHTLGVRFMQLTYNNQSLLASGCYEAVDSGVTRMGREVIKEMNRVGLVIDMSHSGERSTLEAIELSERPITISHANPHAWAQALRNKSDTVLKALAGAGGMFGFSLYPHHLKNKSDCSLDDFCAMVARTADLVGVEHLGLGSDLCQDQPDSVVQWMRTGRYTKNIDYGEGSAAQPGFPPQPDWFQDSRGFQNIEQGLRATGFSADDVALLMGGNWMRFFDASFGPQATTTRNP from the coding sequence ATGAGCGCAAGCGCCTTACGCATCGACGGGCTGCAATACAGCAACTGGTCCGAAAAGATATTCCGCCAACTGCGTGAAGGCGGCGTGGACGCGGTCCACGTCACCATCGCCTATCACGAGAACCTGCGCGAGATGATCCACAACATCGAACGCTGGAACCGGTGGTTCGAGCGCTATCCCGACCTGATCGTGCAGGCGCGCAGCGGCGACGACGTCAGGCGAGCCCGCGAGTCCGGCCGCACCGCGATCATTTTCGGGTTGCAGAACCCATCGCCCATCGAAGACGACATCGGCCTGGTCGAAGTGGTGCACACGCTGGGCGTGCGCTTCATGCAGCTGACCTATAACAACCAGTCCCTGCTGGCTTCAGGCTGCTATGAAGCGGTCGACAGCGGCGTCACGCGCATGGGCCGCGAAGTGATCAAGGAAATGAACCGGGTCGGGCTGGTCATCGACATGAGCCATTCGGGCGAGCGCTCCACGCTGGAAGCGATAGAACTGTCCGAGCGGCCCATCACCATCAGCCACGCCAATCCGCATGCATGGGCGCAGGCGCTGCGCAACAAGTCGGACACGGTGCTGAAAGCGCTGGCCGGCGCGGGCGGCATGTTCGGTTTCTCGCTGTATCCGCATCACCTAAAGAACAAATCGGATTGTTCACTGGACGATTTCTGTGCCATGGTGGCGCGCACCGCGGACTTGGTGGGAGTGGAGCACCTGGGCCTGGGCTCGGATCTGTGCCAGGACCAGCCGGACTCGGTGGTGCAGTGGATGCGCACGGGCCGCTATACCAAGAACATCGATTACGGCGAAGGCTCGGCCGCGCAGCCGGGGTTTCCGCCGCAGCCGGACTGGTTCCAGGACAGCCGCGGTTTCCAGAACATCGAGCAGGGCTTACGCGCGACCGGGTTTTCAGCGGACGACGTGGCGCTATTGATGGGCGGCAACTGGATGCGCTTTTTCGACGCAAGCTTCGGCCCGCAAGCCACTACTACCCGCAATCCCTGA
- a CDS encoding LysR family transcriptional regulator — protein sequence MKLEHLRMFMAVVDAGELAQAGDRVGRTPAALSMTLKQLESELGGPLFEGERKIRLSPLGLYVRAQAQRAIAEFDSAVAHMVRYASGALGTAKVAAVPSAAIRLLPQVIGSMRRQYPQVRVDLRDIDSAAVGKAVADGEVDFGIATLPAPLPGIATEPLFEDRFVLVCPAGHGLTKLRRNVRWSDIDAAEFIANGLCARFNSPEVAALVEASLLTVRNTTSLLTFVEQGFGVTILPALAVTTSAKLAIVPLADQSAVRSLEVLTRGGETLSPAAQALLGLTRSMAAELALAWS from the coding sequence ATGAAACTAGAGCACTTGCGCATGTTCATGGCCGTGGTCGACGCCGGCGAACTGGCCCAGGCCGGCGACCGAGTCGGCCGCACGCCGGCGGCGCTATCCATGACCCTGAAGCAGCTGGAATCGGAGCTGGGCGGCCCGTTGTTCGAAGGCGAACGCAAGATCCGTCTGTCTCCGCTGGGCCTTTATGTCCGCGCACAAGCTCAGCGGGCCATTGCGGAATTCGACTCGGCCGTGGCCCACATGGTCCGCTATGCCAGCGGCGCGCTCGGAACAGCCAAGGTGGCGGCCGTGCCGAGCGCAGCCATCCGACTGCTGCCGCAAGTCATCGGATCGATGCGCCGGCAGTATCCGCAAGTGCGGGTGGATTTGCGAGACATAGACTCGGCCGCGGTCGGCAAGGCGGTGGCCGACGGAGAAGTCGATTTCGGCATTGCCACGCTGCCGGCGCCCTTGCCCGGCATCGCGACCGAGCCCCTGTTCGAAGACCGTTTCGTACTGGTGTGTCCAGCGGGACATGGCCTGACCAAACTGCGCCGCAACGTGCGCTGGAGCGATATCGATGCCGCGGAGTTCATTGCGAACGGCTTGTGCGCCCGGTTCAACTCCCCGGAAGTCGCCGCATTGGTGGAGGCCTCGCTGCTGACGGTGCGCAACACCACCTCCTTGCTGACCTTCGTCGAACAGGGTTTTGGCGTCACCATCCTGCCTGCTCTGGCGGTCACGACAAGCGCGAAATTGGCGATCGTGCCCCTGGCCGACCAAAGCGCCGTCCGCAGCCTGGAAGTGCTGACCCGCGGCGGTGAGACGCTTAGCCCGGCCGCTCAAGCGCTATTGGGACTCACGCGCAGCATGGCTGCCGAGCTGGCACTGGCCTGGTCATGA
- a CDS encoding LysR family transcriptional regulator — translation MELRQLEAFAAVMSTGSVTAAGRLLGRSQPAISRLLQELEAEIGYPLFARSGPRVTPTEQGFLLYDDVERALAGMQQIRSRADEIARGQAQPLLMAATSALAAGLVPDALKRIEDRIGAARIQLRSASPERVVHAVLSGAAQLGATSLPLEHRGLTVHWIGQAPCVVALPENDPLAQQAVVPVAALAGRRMITMANPYRLRRRLDAALAQNAQALGTMETNSSVNALAAVRAGLGVSVLEPITAYGAPMPGVAIRPIDLDIPFFFGVITPQSQTPTPACQAMVDALAQAAAALLPGFALHDAAEHSALLQSIYGDDAPLTESPTI, via the coding sequence ATGGAACTTCGTCAACTCGAGGCCTTCGCGGCCGTCATGTCCACGGGCAGCGTCACTGCTGCCGGCCGGCTGTTGGGACGCTCCCAGCCGGCGATCAGCCGGTTGTTGCAGGAACTGGAAGCCGAGATCGGCTATCCCTTGTTTGCGCGCAGCGGCCCGCGCGTGACGCCCACCGAGCAGGGCTTCCTGCTGTATGACGACGTCGAGCGCGCGCTGGCGGGCATGCAGCAGATCCGCAGCCGCGCCGATGAAATCGCCCGTGGCCAGGCCCAGCCGCTGCTGATGGCCGCCACCTCCGCCCTGGCGGCGGGGCTGGTGCCCGACGCGCTCAAGCGCATCGAGGACCGCATCGGCGCCGCCCGCATCCAGCTGCGCAGCGCCTCGCCCGAACGCGTGGTGCACGCCGTGCTGTCGGGCGCCGCGCAACTGGGCGCGACCAGCCTGCCGCTGGAACATCGCGGCCTGACGGTGCATTGGATCGGGCAGGCCCCCTGTGTGGTCGCGTTGCCGGAAAACGATCCGCTGGCCCAGCAAGCCGTGGTGCCAGTGGCCGCGCTGGCCGGGCGCCGCATGATCACGATGGCCAACCCCTACCGGCTGCGCCGCCGCCTCGACGCCGCGCTGGCGCAGAACGCCCAGGCGCTGGGCACCATGGAAACCAATTCGTCCGTCAACGCCCTGGCCGCCGTGCGCGCCGGACTGGGCGTGTCGGTGCTGGAACCGATCACCGCCTACGGCGCCCCCATGCCGGGCGTGGCGATCCGCCCCATCGACCTGGACATCCCCTTTTTCTTCGGGGTCATCACCCCGCAGTCGCAAACGCCGACGCCAGCCTGCCAGGCCATGGTCGACGCGCTCGCCCAAGCCGCCGCGGCCCTGCTGCCCGGCTTCGCCCTGCACGACGCCGCCGAGCATTCGGCCCTCCTGCAGTCGATCTATGGCGACGACGCCCCTCTTACGGAATCCCCCACTATATGA
- a CDS encoding flavin-containing monooxygenase, protein MNQPLATPPQGLAALEARLQQDLSWLEIPAKNWVTPRLVDGQPVLDVAVIGGGMAGLAAAASLKHLGINAPIFDQAPEGYEGPWATTARMETLRSPKQLTGPALGLPALTFRAWFEAQFGSEEWEALDKIPRLQWMDYLRWYRRALDLDVRNEHRILAVLPRADQLVQLDIESPAGRSTVLARRVVLATGRDGLGGAYVPDFAKKLPRNRWAHSSDVMDYNTLAGKRVGVVGAGASAMDSAATALEAGAASVDLLIRRNDIPRVNKGKGAGNPGLTHGHLTLPDEWKWKIRHYINAAQVPPPRGSTLRVSRHPNARFNLGAGVQDLALVCDEIHVTTPKGVFVLDFLIFSTGFRIDWTVRPEFAALAPHVRAWGDRYVPPAGEEDQELHDSPDLGAVFELQEKSPGACPGLDRVHCFSYPAALTQGTISGDIPAISEGAKRLAQGIAGLFYREDVETHYANMEAFSEPEVFGDEWTPAPAPQAETAQ, encoded by the coding sequence ATGAATCAGCCCCTAGCCACCCCGCCGCAAGGCCTGGCCGCGCTGGAAGCGCGCTTGCAGCAAGACCTGTCCTGGCTGGAAATCCCCGCCAAGAACTGGGTCACGCCCCGCCTCGTCGACGGCCAACCGGTGCTGGACGTGGCCGTGATCGGCGGCGGCATGGCCGGCCTGGCCGCGGCCGCCTCGCTCAAGCATCTGGGCATCAACGCCCCGATCTTCGACCAGGCGCCCGAAGGCTATGAAGGCCCCTGGGCCACCACCGCCCGCATGGAAACCCTGCGCTCGCCCAAGCAGTTGACCGGTCCCGCGCTGGGCCTGCCGGCGCTGACCTTCCGCGCCTGGTTCGAAGCGCAGTTCGGCTCCGAAGAATGGGAAGCGCTGGACAAGATTCCGCGCCTGCAATGGATGGATTATCTGCGCTGGTACCGCCGCGCGCTGGACCTGGACGTGCGTAACGAGCACCGCATCCTGGCCGTGCTGCCGCGCGCCGACCAGCTGGTGCAGCTGGACATCGAGTCCCCCGCCGGACGCAGCACGGTGCTGGCGCGCCGCGTGGTGCTAGCCACCGGCCGCGACGGCCTGGGCGGCGCCTATGTGCCTGATTTTGCGAAGAAGCTGCCGCGCAACCGCTGGGCGCATTCGTCCGACGTGATGGACTACAACACCCTGGCCGGCAAGCGCGTGGGCGTGGTGGGCGCGGGCGCATCGGCCATGGACAGCGCGGCCACCGCACTGGAAGCCGGCGCCGCCAGCGTCGACCTGCTGATCCGCCGCAACGACATTCCCCGCGTCAACAAGGGCAAGGGCGCGGGCAATCCCGGCCTGACCCACGGCCACCTGACCTTGCCCGACGAATGGAAGTGGAAGATCCGCCACTACATCAACGCCGCCCAGGTGCCGCCGCCGCGCGGCAGCACGCTGCGAGTCTCGCGCCACCCCAACGCCCGCTTCAACCTGGGCGCGGGCGTGCAGGACCTGGCGCTGGTCTGCGATGAAATCCACGTCACCACGCCCAAGGGCGTGTTCGTGCTGGACTTCCTGATCTTCTCCACCGGTTTCCGCATCGACTGGACCGTGCGTCCGGAGTTCGCCGCGCTGGCGCCGCACGTGCGCGCCTGGGGCGACCGCTACGTGCCGCCGGCTGGCGAAGAAGACCAGGAACTGCATGATTCGCCCGACCTGGGCGCCGTGTTTGAACTACAGGAAAAGAGCCCAGGCGCCTGTCCCGGCCTGGACCGCGTGCATTGCTTCTCCTACCCCGCGGCGCTGACGCAGGGCACGATCTCGGGCGACATCCCGGCCATCAGCGAAGGCGCCAAGCGCCTGGCGCAAGGCATCGCCGGCCTGTTCTACCGCGAGGACGTGGAGACGCACTACGCCAATATGGAAGCGTTCTCCGAGCCCGAAGTGTTCGGCGACGAATGGACGCCAGCCCCGGCTCCGCAAGCGGAGACCGCGCAATGA